In Alkalihalobacterium alkalinitrilicum, a genomic segment contains:
- a CDS encoding DUF1878 family protein, producing the protein MVKVYDEEYLKRLQFQHRLLLKMVDREAYPFYALALENDLSELEVEQVLLLCQELQKEYEEQCELGFVHHTPLLVHFVGMLPEKLPLDETLKSLKAQDLYTELVEVLLRAINRIEKESKST; encoded by the coding sequence GTGGTGAAGGTGTATGATGAGGAGTATTTAAAAAGGTTGCAATTTCAACATAGGTTGTTATTAAAAATGGTCGATAGAGAGGCTTATCCGTTCTATGCATTAGCACTTGAAAATGACTTATCAGAACTCGAAGTTGAGCAAGTACTGTTATTATGTCAAGAACTGCAAAAAGAATACGAGGAGCAGTGTGAACTGGGTTTTGTCCATCATACACCGCTACTCGTACATTTTGTTGGAATGCTTCCAGAAAAATTACCACTAGATGAAACATTAAAATCTTTAAAAGCACAAGACTTGTATACAGAATTAGTAGAAGTTTTGCTAAGAGCCATAAACAGGATTGAAAAGGAGTCAAAAAGTACTTAG
- a CDS encoding DUF3267 domain-containing protein, translated as MFCWKSVNITREFGNTRLKIVSITSAILFFLIYYLFLSSFIDVTNVNQYGVLSFIIGLFLVPLIHKLLHCVPIWLCGKKAKLTIKKRKFMPILFCFIPNTISKRLCITASLFPLIMITTITTIGSIVSPEHLPYFVIYSAINFGLSIYDIIYVNYLIRAPKSSFIEDHYDEFHILLNRAS; from the coding sequence TTGTTTTGCTGGAAATCTGTTAATATTACTCGTGAATTTGGTAACACTCGATTAAAAATCGTATCCATTACTTCTGCTATTTTATTTTTTCTTATTTATTATTTGTTTTTAAGTTCATTTATTGACGTCACTAACGTTAATCAATACGGGGTGCTCTCATTTATCATTGGACTATTTTTAGTTCCTCTGATACATAAGCTGTTACATTGTGTACCGATTTGGCTTTGTGGTAAAAAGGCTAAATTAACTATAAAAAAGAGAAAGTTCATGCCGATTTTATTTTGCTTCATTCCTAATACTATTTCAAAAAGACTTTGTATTACAGCATCTTTATTTCCTTTAATCATGATCACGACGATCACAACGATTGGTTCGATTGTATCACCAGAACATCTTCCTTATTTTGTTATTTATTCGGCAATTAACTTTGGACTAAGTATTTATGATATTATTTATGTAAATTACTTAATCAGAGCTCCCAAATCATCTTTTATTGAAGACCACTATGATGAGTTTCACATATTACTGAACAGAGCAAGCTAA
- a CDS encoding YpmS family protein, giving the protein MKKKVINWKVSFFVLASINGIIIITALISLFTLFQPRDNEESLLIDDFKPEAHFTIKTTRDELNQLLALKLNENPNQVVNYGVVLTDEQIEFETTIPVLSTNMGVQVNMVPEVAPNGDLLLHISTISMGQFQLPQHIVLQLLNDYLSFPPYVNVYSAEQIVHVIMSEIIEDENLSFYFERFDLLNNEIELRMKVH; this is encoded by the coding sequence TTGAAGAAAAAAGTAATTAATTGGAAAGTAAGTTTTTTTGTTTTGGCAAGTATTAATGGTATTATTATTATTACTGCTCTAATTTCACTCTTCACATTATTTCAACCAAGAGATAACGAAGAAAGCTTATTGATTGATGATTTCAAACCTGAAGCTCATTTTACAATTAAAACAACAAGGGATGAATTAAATCAACTTCTCGCGCTAAAGCTTAATGAAAATCCAAACCAAGTTGTTAATTACGGTGTTGTGTTAACAGATGAACAAATTGAATTTGAAACTACGATTCCGGTACTATCTACGAATATGGGAGTTCAAGTGAACATGGTTCCTGAAGTTGCTCCTAACGGGGATTTATTGTTACACATTTCGACAATATCGATGGGACAATTTCAATTGCCACAGCATATCGTACTTCAATTGTTAAATGATTATCTTTCTTTTCCACCGTATGTAAATGTATATTCTGCCGAACAAATTGTACATGTCATTATGTCAGAGATTATAGAAGATGAAAATCTTTCATTCTACTTTGAACGATTTGATTTACTTAATAATGAGATTGAACTACGAATGAAAGTACACTAA
- a CDS encoding YjcZ family sporulation protein yields the protein MSHGHTGGFALLVVLFILLVIIGASWGYGGY from the coding sequence ATGTCACACGGACACACTGGTGGATTTGCGTTACTTGTTGTTTTATTCATCTTGTTAGTAATCATCGGAGCTAGCTGGGGATACGGCGGTTACTAA
- a CDS encoding YjcZ family sporulation protein yields MSHAYYGGFALIVVLFILLIIVGASWY; encoded by the coding sequence ATGTCTCACGCATATTACGGTGGCTTCGCGTTAATTGTGGTGTTGTTCATCTTATTAATCATCGTTGGTGCATCTTGGTACTAA
- a CDS encoding peptidylprolyl isomerase, translated as MKKSIIALSLTGALLLGACANNDTQGGAIVEGTNVTVTEEEFLQELKARHGDDLLKEMVERQILNHVITAADIDSAKVEEEVNTFKAEFGVETDEELLQILQMQFGLPVESIEEFKDQYIISNLAIQSLMTQDIDEADMENIDESQIEVEASHILVEDEETANEVLDKINAGEDFEELATEYSTDTGSAQRGGQLGYFGQGRMVPEFEETAFNLEIGEVSDLVESEFGYHIIKVTNKRVIVKSYEEVMDELYNEASIKVNDPQFKDLF; from the coding sequence ATGAAAAAAAGCATTATCGCGCTTAGTTTAACTGGTGCGTTATTATTAGGAGCTTGTGCTAATAACGATACACAAGGTGGAGCGATCGTTGAAGGAACAAATGTTACAGTAACGGAGGAAGAATTCCTTCAAGAATTAAAAGCTAGACATGGTGATGATTTATTAAAAGAAATGGTTGAAAGACAAATTTTGAATCATGTTATTACCGCTGCAGACATTGATTCAGCTAAAGTGGAAGAAGAAGTAAATACCTTTAAGGCAGAATTCGGAGTCGAAACAGATGAAGAATTACTTCAAATCCTTCAAATGCAATTTGGATTACCTGTTGAATCTATTGAGGAATTTAAAGATCAATATATAATCTCGAATCTTGCCATTCAAAGTTTAATGACACAAGATATCGATGAAGCTGATATGGAAAATATCGATGAATCCCAAATTGAAGTCGAGGCTAGTCATATTCTAGTTGAAGATGAGGAAACAGCTAACGAAGTTCTTGACAAAATTAATGCTGGTGAAGATTTTGAGGAACTTGCAACTGAATATTCAACTGATACAGGTTCGGCTCAAAGAGGTGGTCAACTGGGCTACTTTGGACAAGGAAGAATGGTTCCTGAATTTGAAGAAACTGCCTTCAACCTAGAAATTGGTGAAGTTAGTGATCTTGTTGAATCCGAATTCGGTTACCATATTATAAAAGTTACGAATAAGCGTGTCATTGTTAAATCGTATGAGGAAGTAATGGACGAGTTATACAATGAAGCAAGTATAAAAGTAAATGATCCACAATTTAAAGACCTATTTTAA
- a CDS encoding YjcZ family sporulation protein: MSKVPTPKPAFGGFTLIVVLFILLVIVGATYC; encoded by the coding sequence ATGTCTAAAGTTCCAACTCCAAAGCCAGCATTTGGAGGGTTCACATTAATCGTTGTATTGTTCATTTTATTAGTGATTGTCGGTGCGACATACTGCTAA
- a CDS encoding sporulation YhaL family protein translates to MKNKQIQMIVLLCIGLLLFFVSGLDFNSVVLLNVDPWWMYFVVLGIFVSAYYFMKHSVEDKKIDEEFIEKEGQVFMERIEEDREKRKRLREEP, encoded by the coding sequence ATGAAAAATAAGCAAATACAAATGATAGTCCTCTTATGTATCGGTCTTTTACTTTTCTTTGTATCTGGACTTGACTTTAATTCAGTTGTGCTATTGAATGTGGACCCGTGGTGGATGTATTTTGTCGTGTTAGGAATTTTTGTTAGTGCCTATTATTTTATGAAACATTCCGTAGAAGATAAAAAAATTGATGAAGAATTTATTGAAAAAGAAGGTCAAGTGTTTATGGAACGCATCGAAGAAGACCGTGAAAAAAGAAAAAGATTGAGAGAAGAGCCATAA
- the yhaM gene encoding 3'-5' exoribonuclease YhaM has product MGKGIVHYRTGDSLDSYFLIKTATKGVASNGKPFLTLILSDNTGEIEAKLWSCSPEDEATFISKEIIHVIGEVSEFRGRNQLKINSIRPTTAMDNVKIADFIRSAPVSPEEMLEKVTQYVFEMTNANIQRITRHLVKKHQEAFLESPAATKNHHEFVSGLAYHVVSMLDLAKSIATLYPSIDTDLLYAGIILHDLGKVRELSGPIDTVYTIEGKLLGHISIMVNEIGEAAKELNIEGEEVLVLQHLVLSHHGKGEWGSPKPPLIREAEILHQIDNIDAKMNMMDRALERVQPGEFSDRIQALENRSLYKPSFHEKPLDI; this is encoded by the coding sequence ATGGGTAAAGGAATTGTCCACTATCGAACAGGGGATTCTTTAGATAGTTACTTTCTAATTAAAACAGCTACAAAAGGAGTGGCTAGTAATGGGAAGCCATTTCTAACGTTAATATTAAGTGACAATACTGGAGAGATTGAGGCCAAGCTTTGGTCTTGCTCGCCTGAAGATGAAGCAACATTTATTAGTAAAGAAATTATTCATGTCATTGGAGAAGTTTCCGAGTTTCGAGGGAGAAACCAATTAAAGATAAATAGTATCCGACCTACAACGGCAATGGATAATGTGAAAATTGCAGACTTTATTAGATCTGCTCCAGTGTCACCAGAGGAAATGCTAGAGAAAGTGACTCAATATGTGTTTGAAATGACGAATGCAAACATTCAAAGGATTACAAGACATCTGGTAAAAAAACATCAAGAAGCATTCCTTGAATCGCCTGCAGCAACGAAAAATCATCATGAGTTTGTTTCTGGTTTAGCCTATCACGTTGTGTCAATGTTAGATTTAGCTAAATCGATTGCGACGCTTTACCCTAGTATAGATACAGATTTACTCTATGCTGGTATTATTCTTCATGATTTAGGTAAAGTTCGGGAACTTTCTGGGCCGATAGATACAGTGTATACAATTGAAGGTAAACTTCTTGGACACATTTCAATCATGGTCAATGAAATTGGTGAAGCGGCTAAAGAGCTGAATATAGAAGGAGAAGAAGTATTAGTTCTACAACACCTTGTTCTTAGTCATCATGGAAAAGGAGAATGGGGTAGTCCGAAACCACCACTTATTCGTGAAGCTGAAATTCTTCACCAAATTGATAATATTGATGCAAAAATGAATATGATGGATCGAGCACTTGAACGAGTTCAACCAGGAGAATTTTCAGATCGTATCCAAGCACTTGAAAATCGTTCCCTTTATAAGCCTTCATTTCATGAAAAACCATTAGATATATAG
- a CDS encoding sensor histidine kinase, translating to MIRVNLTQRIWLSFISIIVLVGLSIIIIYPISIKGTLTDETYRIIEQEQARFANPYSEYFTPPQSEVDFIERREAERSVGHLFVINQYGTRRGDSVPNEVLQEMGENAFAQETTRGRYELTYGGATLFYVITKIKTTNEEAYQISYMWDTYRDRMVNRLWERLLYILLLTSALSLLPAIYLNHYLRQPLTVLGNHFEQIAKRNWQESFIWNGDKDFQKLSYQFERMRQNLMRYDRAQKTFIQHASHELKTPIMVIKSYAQSVKDGILPKENMESTMNVILEEADRMERRVKDMLYFTKLDALKDEDPIREEIIFGAIAFHLEERFRVQREDVAFIITGADVKFNGDKEQIQVLLENFIENALRYANEKIYIKAEKLDQSVKLTVKNDGEQIPANDVPNIFTPFHKGNKGQFGLGLAIVKRIAELHGGYPGVENKETGVCFFVVLPYEDTKKRKIKVKKED from the coding sequence ATGATTAGAGTAAATTTAACCCAGAGAATTTGGCTTTCATTTATCTCAATAATTGTCTTGGTAGGTCTATCGATTATTATTATTTATCCCATTTCTATTAAAGGAACACTTACTGATGAAACGTATCGAATTATTGAACAAGAACAAGCTCGATTTGCCAATCCGTATAGTGAGTATTTCACACCACCACAATCGGAAGTCGATTTTATTGAACGTCGGGAAGCAGAACGATCGGTTGGACATTTATTTGTCATTAATCAATATGGAACTCGTCGAGGAGATTCTGTACCGAACGAAGTACTCCAAGAAATGGGAGAAAACGCATTTGCACAAGAAACGACAAGAGGTCGATACGAATTAACTTACGGCGGAGCAACTTTATTTTATGTTATTACGAAAATAAAAACGACAAATGAGGAAGCGTACCAAATATCTTATATGTGGGATACGTACCGTGATCGAATGGTTAATCGGTTATGGGAAAGACTGCTGTATATTTTGTTACTTACGAGTGCACTAAGTTTATTGCCTGCTATTTATTTAAATCACTATTTAAGACAGCCTTTAACGGTACTAGGTAATCACTTTGAACAAATAGCGAAAAGAAACTGGCAGGAATCGTTTATTTGGAATGGAGATAAAGACTTTCAAAAGTTGTCCTATCAGTTTGAACGGATGAGACAAAACTTGATGCGTTATGACAGGGCACAAAAGACATTTATTCAACATGCATCGCATGAACTTAAGACCCCAATTATGGTTATAAAAAGTTATGCTCAAAGCGTCAAGGATGGTATCTTGCCGAAAGAGAATATGGAAAGTACGATGAACGTCATTCTTGAAGAAGCGGATCGAATGGAACGACGCGTAAAGGATATGTTGTATTTTACGAAACTAGACGCATTAAAAGATGAAGATCCTATTCGTGAAGAAATCATATTTGGTGCAATTGCGTTTCACTTAGAAGAACGATTTCGTGTTCAACGTGAAGATGTAGCCTTTATTATTACGGGTGCCGATGTTAAGTTCAATGGAGATAAGGAACAGATTCAAGTGTTGCTAGAAAATTTCATTGAGAATGCGCTGCGTTATGCAAACGAAAAAATATATATTAAAGCTGAAAAATTGGATCAATCTGTTAAATTGACCGTTAAAAATGATGGTGAACAGATCCCAGCGAATGATGTTCCTAATATTTTTACGCCATTCCATAAAGGAAATAAAGGACAGTTTGGTTTAGGTTTAGCCATAGTAAAGCGAATTGCTGAACTGCATGGTGGCTATCCTGGCGTCGAAAATAAAGAGACAGGTGTCTGCTTTTTTGTTGTACTACCATATGAAGATACGAAGAAAAGAAAAATTAAAGTAAAAAAAGAGGACTAA
- a CDS encoding response regulator transcription factor, whose translation MSQYIVHLVEDEENLSQVLKAYLEKEGWIVKTFNNGDDAVQAIEEKPHLWILDIMLPGTDGYQVLKAIKEHGDTPVIFISARDQDLDRVLGLEMGSDDYLAKPFLPQELIIRTKKLLARVYGTGQVEQRKIELNDYLIDPVGRTVIDRHGPTDPVDLTTKEMDLILLLTGQVGKAFSREEIIEYVWGENYYGSERAVDDVVRRVRKKMPRVHLETLYGYGYRVLSS comes from the coding sequence ATGAGTCAATATATTGTACATTTAGTAGAGGATGAAGAAAATCTTTCTCAAGTATTAAAAGCTTATTTAGAGAAAGAAGGCTGGATTGTAAAAACCTTTAACAACGGAGATGATGCGGTTCAAGCAATAGAAGAGAAGCCACATTTATGGATACTTGATATAATGTTACCTGGAACGGATGGTTATCAAGTTTTAAAGGCTATTAAAGAGCATGGGGACACCCCTGTTATTTTTATTTCGGCTCGTGATCAAGACTTAGACCGTGTATTAGGCCTGGAAATGGGTAGTGATGATTATTTAGCAAAACCATTTTTACCACAAGAATTAATTATTCGAACAAAAAAATTATTAGCGCGAGTTTATGGAACAGGTCAAGTTGAACAACGGAAAATAGAGTTAAATGATTATCTTATCGATCCCGTTGGAAGAACTGTAATCGATAGGCATGGACCAACTGATCCAGTAGATTTAACGACGAAAGAAATGGATCTAATTTTACTTCTAACAGGTCAAGTTGGAAAAGCCTTTTCACGTGAAGAAATTATTGAGTATGTATGGGGAGAGAACTATTATGGATCTGAACGCGCAGTTGATGATGTAGTAAGACGCGTTCGTAAAAAGATGCCTCGTGTTCATTTAGAAACATTATATGGTTATGGGTACCGTGTTTTATCCTCATGA
- a CDS encoding ATP-binding protein has translation MNIKKLHIYGFGKFYDIQIDLLSSNLQVIFGENEKGKSTIKTFITTILFGFPTRAQAGAHYEPKQGTKYGGQIIIDINGLSEITIERQKGKNGGKAIIYYEDGTIGGEEALNQLLGGMDKGLFTGVFSFSASDLQKMEQLKTDELNRYLHGASIWGKGSLNELEKKIEKGQQDLFKPSGKKPILNEKLQQLEVTRYELKEMEGQLKQYDELLSQRINLRKQQQGVNNTVTGLKDKLKIQEKLILMDPLYRKEKSVLSQLEQLPSVNHFPLHGIDQVKDSITKERALKEQFNDLEVKMTELKKQLKELTLRPDFGKIKEQAVLIKEMLYEYERLKEELTSLQLELRKLEQLIIDQKGRLGKEWNDDLILQTQTSLTAKEELKKLTQRERKSDYEREQIEIELKTKLLKLEQTKQTLKDITSECLSSEYQLKLQQQIDQAKADRSRRQELEQKIQWLNGQSKDALDYGNTRVFKIIAIALLVISGWLLYIQQWIPSILTFVFAIIMMYVSGRPKGRENKQHHQQLVEYEKELEGIKTTDDLEREIGLIERDLKENMATEHQLEVWNKQWTQEEREYNLLVGEIETCENEIQLIVNQLVLWCDKHQFVHYGSCEHQLELFDVLVEVKQNMNNKNYYKKRREEIHERMELINEIGQQLAAKLKIDQIGSLSVLVHKITETVEREQQKKIQFNEVQKNIKMVASEVETLKRKIQYLQEERSNWILKAHAKDEEEFFYFADVATERQTLEKELLILRSQQAQFTLEPLTKEQVKIYLDQASVSIEEELQTLTKQLKQAEAEQSLLENQIGRIEQEIEQLETGNNHSQLRQTYEIKKEEFQSVAKEWATFRISHLILNKAKSIYETERQPVVIQKAKELFSIMTNREYVNLFAPVSESSFIVERSDGMRFTPDELSQGTGEQLYLSLRLALALAYQAPSPMPIILDDIMVNFDDGRKVSAIRVIKEVAKKHQVLFFTCHEQIKDLFDLEATMVLS, from the coding sequence TTGAATATAAAAAAACTACATATTTATGGTTTCGGAAAATTTTACGATATTCAAATTGACCTCCTCTCTTCAAATTTACAAGTTATTTTTGGTGAGAATGAAAAAGGAAAGTCAACAATAAAAACGTTTATTACTACGATCCTATTTGGATTTCCAACAAGAGCTCAAGCTGGTGCACACTATGAACCGAAGCAAGGAACGAAGTATGGTGGGCAGATAATTATAGACATAAACGGTTTAAGTGAAATTACAATTGAAAGACAAAAAGGAAAAAACGGTGGAAAAGCAATTATTTATTATGAGGATGGAACGATAGGGGGAGAAGAGGCATTAAATCAATTGTTAGGAGGAATGGATAAAGGTTTATTTACAGGTGTTTTTTCCTTCAGCGCTAGTGACCTTCAAAAAATGGAGCAGCTGAAAACAGATGAATTGAACCGCTATTTACATGGAGCAAGTATTTGGGGAAAAGGATCATTAAATGAACTTGAAAAAAAGATAGAAAAAGGGCAACAGGATCTATTTAAGCCAAGTGGGAAAAAACCAATACTTAATGAAAAACTTCAACAGTTAGAGGTCACTCGATATGAGTTAAAGGAAATGGAAGGACAACTAAAACAATATGATGAGTTGTTATCGCAACGAATAAACTTAAGAAAGCAACAACAAGGTGTGAATAACACCGTTACAGGCCTAAAAGATAAACTGAAAATTCAAGAAAAACTAATACTTATGGACCCTTTATATAGAAAAGAGAAAAGCGTTCTTTCTCAATTAGAGCAACTTCCGTCAGTAAACCATTTTCCATTGCATGGGATTGATCAAGTAAAAGATAGTATTACTAAAGAACGAGCCCTTAAAGAACAGTTTAATGATTTAGAGGTCAAAATGACAGAGCTAAAGAAACAGTTAAAGGAACTGACATTGAGACCTGATTTTGGAAAAATAAAAGAGCAAGCTGTATTAATAAAAGAAATGTTATATGAATATGAACGGTTAAAAGAGGAATTAACGAGTTTACAACTGGAGTTACGTAAACTAGAGCAATTGATAATCGACCAAAAAGGAAGGTTAGGTAAGGAGTGGAATGACGATTTAATCCTACAAACACAAACGAGTTTAACGGCAAAGGAAGAGTTAAAAAAATTAACTCAAAGAGAAAGAAAATCAGACTATGAAAGAGAGCAAATAGAGATTGAGCTTAAAACTAAATTATTAAAACTAGAGCAAACTAAACAAACGCTTAAAGACATAACTTCAGAATGTTTATCTAGTGAATATCAACTGAAATTACAACAACAAATCGACCAGGCAAAAGCGGATCGGTCTAGAAGACAAGAACTTGAACAAAAAATCCAATGGCTCAATGGACAGTCAAAAGACGCACTCGATTATGGAAACACAAGAGTTTTTAAAATTATAGCCATCGCTTTACTCGTAATTAGTGGGTGGTTGTTGTATATACAACAGTGGATTCCTTCCATACTTACGTTTGTATTTGCAATTATCATGATGTACGTGAGTGGTAGACCTAAAGGCAGAGAGAATAAGCAACACCACCAGCAACTAGTAGAATATGAAAAAGAACTAGAAGGGATAAAAACAACAGATGATCTTGAAAGAGAAATAGGTTTGATAGAGCGAGACCTCAAAGAGAATATGGCAACAGAACATCAGCTAGAAGTATGGAATAAACAGTGGACGCAAGAGGAAAGGGAATATAATTTATTAGTAGGAGAAATTGAAACATGTGAAAATGAAATCCAACTTATAGTTAATCAATTAGTTTTGTGGTGTGATAAACACCAGTTTGTGCATTATGGAAGCTGTGAACATCAACTAGAATTGTTTGATGTTTTAGTTGAAGTGAAGCAAAATATGAATAATAAAAATTACTATAAAAAGAGACGAGAAGAAATTCATGAACGAATGGAACTGATTAATGAGATTGGACAGCAATTAGCGGCTAAGCTGAAAATTGATCAGATTGGAAGTTTATCTGTTCTTGTTCATAAAATTACAGAAACAGTCGAGAGAGAACAACAAAAGAAGATTCAGTTCAATGAAGTTCAAAAGAACATAAAGATGGTTGCATCGGAAGTTGAGACACTAAAAAGAAAAATTCAATATTTGCAAGAGGAACGATCGAATTGGATATTGAAAGCTCATGCCAAAGACGAAGAAGAGTTTTTCTATTTTGCAGATGTAGCAACTGAAAGGCAAACACTTGAAAAGGAGTTGTTAATCCTCCGTTCTCAACAAGCACAATTTACACTAGAACCATTAACCAAAGAGCAGGTAAAAATTTATTTAGATCAGGCTAGCGTCAGCATTGAAGAAGAACTTCAAACATTAACTAAGCAATTAAAGCAAGCAGAAGCAGAACAGTCATTGCTCGAAAACCAAATTGGGCGGATTGAACAAGAAATAGAACAGCTAGAAACAGGGAATAACCATTCTCAATTAAGACAGACATATGAAATAAAGAAGGAAGAGTTTCAATCAGTTGCTAAGGAATGGGCAACATTCCGTATAAGTCATTTGATTTTAAATAAAGCGAAATCAATCTACGAAACAGAAAGGCAGCCTGTTGTTATTCAAAAAGCGAAAGAACTATTTTCAATAATGACCAATCGAGAATACGTTAATTTATTTGCACCTGTATCGGAAAGTTCTTTTATTGTTGAGCGATCTGACGGTATGCGCTTTACACCAGATGAGTTGAGTCAAGGAACAGGTGAACAATTGTATTTATCACTTCGACTTGCACTTGCGTTAGCGTACCAAGCACCTTCTCCAATGCCAATCATATTAGATGATATTATGGTGAATTTTGATGATGGAAGGAAAGTAAGTGCAATTCGGGTGATCAAAGAGGTCGCAAAGAAGCATCAAGTATTATTTTTCACCTGTCACGAACAGATCAAAGATCTTTTTGACCTCGAGGCAACGATGGTATTGTCGTAG
- a CDS encoding metallophosphoesterase family protein: MKPLLFIHTADLHLDSPFKGLAHLPESLLKQIHESSFNSFRKMIDIALEHNVDFIIISGDLYDNENRSLKAQLFLRKEFARLDQRDIPVFIIHGNHDHLSGDWVTITWPKNVHVFSNELECKRWVNRNGTSVHLYGFSYQEREVLERKIDHYKKVDGADYHIGLLHGQEQNITGHNPYAPFHWSELEEKEFDYWALGHIHKLTKLKPTIFYSGNILGRHRKETGKKGCLLVELNDTKEVSTEFIETAPLIWETIELSINKITSAEQFFTYCDQRIDEIRMKNGSYMLHLNFSGEGPAAEVLEEKVQMDEWIEHVNSDQGYNNTFVWISSYENNTKKKWDIQQLLQQEDFLGDITRVTEHLAESSPEDIKEVLKELYGHRKAKQFLQPLNDDEYEKLLQDGRDLILKELLKEWGS, from the coding sequence ATGAAACCCTTGCTTTTTATTCATACTGCAGATTTACATCTAGATAGTCCATTTAAAGGCTTGGCTCATTTGCCTGAGTCGTTATTAAAACAAATACATGAAAGTTCTTTCAACTCATTTCGAAAAATGATTGATATAGCTTTGGAACATAACGTTGATTTTATTATTATTTCTGGGGATTTGTATGATAATGAAAACCGAAGTCTCAAAGCTCAACTTTTTTTACGAAAAGAATTTGCTCGACTTGATCAACGAGATATCCCTGTGTTTATCATTCACGGGAATCATGATCACCTTAGTGGGGATTGGGTGACTATTACTTGGCCGAAAAACGTCCACGTTTTTTCAAATGAATTGGAGTGTAAGCGATGGGTGAATCGTAACGGAACTTCAGTTCATTTATACGGATTTAGTTATCAGGAAAGAGAAGTATTAGAACGAAAAATCGATCATTATAAAAAAGTCGATGGAGCAGACTATCATATTGGATTGCTTCATGGCCAAGAACAGAACATTACAGGTCACAATCCATATGCACCGTTTCATTGGTCGGAGTTGGAAGAAAAAGAGTTTGATTATTGGGCATTAGGACATATTCACAAGTTGACTAAACTGAAACCAACCATTTTTTATTCTGGAAATATTCTAGGCAGACATCGAAAAGAAACAGGAAAAAAAGGGTGTTTGCTAGTTGAATTAAATGATACAAAAGAAGTTTCTACCGAATTTATTGAGACAGCACCGTTAATTTGGGAAACAATTGAACTTTCTATTAATAAAATTACATCAGCAGAACAGTTTTTTACATATTGTGACCAACGCATCGACGAAATACGAATGAAAAACGGTAGCTACATGTTACATCTGAATTTTTCTGGTGAAGGACCAGCTGCAGAAGTATTAGAAGAAAAAGTCCAAATGGATGAGTGGATTGAACACGTTAATAGCGATCAAGGTTATAATAATACGTTCGTTTGGATTAGTTCATATGAAAATAACACAAAAAAGAAATGGGATATACAGCAATTATTACAGCAGGAAGACTTCTTAGGTGATATTACAAGAGTGACTGAACACTTGGCCGAAAGTTCTCCAGAAGATATAAAAGAGGTCTTAAAGGAATTATATGGACATCGCAAAGCTAAGCAATTTTTACAGCCATTGAATGATGATGAGTATGAAAAACTACTTCAAGACGGAAGAGATTTGATCTTAAAAGAATTGTTAAAGGAGTGGGGTTCTTGA